A window from Micromonospora profundi encodes these proteins:
- a CDS encoding DEAD/DEAH box helicase yields MTTSADTSNVPTVFDPSAVARDAAPATPDAAPAQAVPAATSIDPTETAPGEATAVEPTSPEIIEALDFAGLGLPEPLVRALARQGITSPFEIQRATVPDALAGRDVLGRGQTGSGKTLAFGLPMIARLANRNRARPLRPRALVLVPTRELAMQVNDALVPLGKAVGIFLKTAVGGVPYDRQIDALRRGVEIIVATPGRLGDLIERGICQLDDVEVTVLDEADQMADMGFLPEVTELLAKTPAGSQRLLFSATLDGDVDTLVRRFMNDPVTHSTAPSTASVSTMDHHMLLIPPHEKFPVAASIAARDGRTMVFARTQLGVDRLVEQLAAVGVRAGGLHGGKTQRMRTKTLAEFREGRMNVLVATDVAARGIHVDGVTLVLHVDPPKDPKDYLHRAGRTARAGESGAVATLVLPKQRRTTLAMLEKAGVEPAEARVRLGDPVLAELIGAREPSGVPVRVEAEPRGYGDRSGGSRRFGDRPQGERRYGDRPTGERRFGDRPTGDRQYGNRPTGERGYGDRPQGERGYADRDSRGYGDRPTGERRFGDRQQFGDRGDRPGGERRFGDRPQGDRQYGDRPTGERRYSDRPTGDRQYGDRPSGERGYGDRPQGERRYGDRQYGDRPTGERRFGDRPQADRGDRPAGERRFADRDTRGGYRPEGRTRDDRPRDDRPRDDRRGFGGRPPARTH; encoded by the coding sequence TTGACCACCTCTGCTGACACCAGCAACGTTCCGACCGTTTTCGACCCCAGTGCCGTGGCGCGCGACGCCGCCCCGGCAACCCCCGACGCCGCCCCGGCTCAGGCCGTGCCGGCAGCGACCTCCATCGACCCGACCGAGACTGCTCCGGGCGAGGCTACGGCCGTCGAGCCCACGTCGCCCGAGATCATCGAGGCGCTCGACTTCGCCGGCCTCGGCCTGCCCGAGCCGTTGGTTCGCGCGCTGGCCCGGCAGGGCATCACCTCCCCGTTCGAGATCCAGCGGGCCACCGTTCCGGACGCGCTCGCAGGCCGGGACGTCCTGGGCCGTGGGCAGACCGGGTCGGGCAAGACGCTCGCCTTCGGCCTGCCGATGATCGCCCGGCTCGCCAACCGCAACCGGGCCCGGCCACTGCGGCCCCGCGCCCTGGTCCTGGTCCCCACCCGCGAGCTGGCCATGCAGGTCAACGACGCCTTGGTGCCGCTGGGCAAGGCCGTCGGCATCTTCCTCAAGACCGCCGTCGGCGGGGTTCCGTACGACCGCCAGATCGACGCGCTCCGACGCGGCGTGGAGATCATCGTGGCGACCCCGGGCCGGCTCGGCGACCTGATCGAGCGGGGCATCTGCCAGCTCGACGACGTCGAGGTCACGGTGCTCGACGAGGCCGACCAGATGGCCGACATGGGCTTCCTGCCCGAGGTGACCGAACTGCTGGCGAAGACGCCCGCCGGTAGTCAGCGTCTGCTCTTCTCTGCCACCCTCGACGGCGACGTCGACACGCTGGTCCGGCGGTTCATGAACGACCCGGTGACCCACTCCACCGCGCCGTCGACCGCATCGGTGTCCACCATGGACCACCACATGCTGCTGATCCCGCCGCACGAGAAGTTCCCGGTGGCCGCCTCGATCGCCGCCCGTGACGGCCGGACCATGGTCTTCGCACGTACCCAACTGGGTGTGGACCGGCTTGTCGAGCAGCTCGCGGCCGTCGGCGTACGCGCCGGTGGGCTGCACGGCGGCAAGACCCAGCGGATGCGGACGAAGACCCTCGCCGAGTTCCGTGAGGGTCGGATGAACGTCCTGGTCGCCACGGACGTGGCGGCGCGCGGCATCCACGTCGACGGGGTGACCCTCGTGTTGCACGTCGACCCGCCGAAGGACCCGAAGGACTACCTGCACCGTGCCGGGCGCACCGCCCGCGCCGGCGAGTCGGGCGCGGTCGCCACGTTGGTGCTTCCCAAGCAGCGTCGTACGACCCTCGCCATGTTGGAGAAGGCCGGCGTGGAACCGGCCGAGGCCCGGGTCCGGCTCGGCGACCCGGTGCTGGCCGAGTTGATCGGTGCCCGCGAGCCCAGCGGCGTCCCGGTCCGGGTGGAGGCGGAGCCTCGGGGCTACGGCGACCGCTCCGGCGGCTCGCGCCGCTTCGGCGACCGTCCGCAGGGCGAGCGGCGCTACGGCGACCGCCCCACCGGTGAGCGGCGCTTCGGCGACCGCCCGACCGGCGACCGGCAGTACGGCAACCGTCCGACCGGCGAGCGTGGCTACGGCGACCGCCCGCAGGGCGAGCGTGGCTACGCCGACCGGGACAGCCGGGGCTACGGCGACCGGCCCACCGGTGAGCGCCGCTTCGGCGATCGTCAGCAGTTCGGTGACCGGGGCGACCGTCCTGGTGGCGAGCGGCGCTTCGGCGACCGACCGCAGGGTGACAGGCAGTACGGCGACCGGCCGACCGGCGAGCGCCGCTACAGCGACCGTCCCACCGGCGACCGGCAGTACGGTGACCGGCCCAGCGGCGAGCGCGGTTACGGTGACCGTCCGCAGGGTGAGCGGCGCTACGGCGACCGGCAGTACGGCGACCGTCCCACCGGCGAGCGGCGCTTCGGTGACCGCCCGCAGGCTGACCGGGGTGACCGGCCGGCCGGCGAGCGGCGTTTCGCGGACCGGGACACCCGGGGTGGTTACCGCCCCGAGGGTCGTACTCGGGACGACCGGCCACGTGACGACCGGCCGCGGGATGACCGGCGCGGCTTCGGCGGGCGTCCGCCGGCGCGTACTCACTGA
- a CDS encoding putative glycolipid-binding domain-containing protein, whose product MATMPKSIFWSRTDTAGSEQALLDDRNGLSARGTLLAVDPVPFTARYQVATAADWSASRVEVEAEGTGWMRRVTLERAAGRWRVTTAEQGDLDAALVAAGHHRAGLPGTDDPDRLGDAIDVDLSGSPLFNALPVRRLGLAGTPADMPRRITVAWVLLPGLEVVPAEQIYTGIGPGRVRFVSGTFTADIDVDADGYVVRYPGLAERIDPR is encoded by the coding sequence ATGGCGACCATGCCGAAGTCGATCTTCTGGTCCCGAACGGACACCGCCGGCAGTGAGCAGGCCCTGCTCGACGACAGGAACGGGTTGTCGGCCCGGGGCACGTTGCTGGCGGTCGACCCGGTGCCCTTCACGGCCCGCTACCAGGTGGCCACCGCGGCCGACTGGAGCGCGTCCCGCGTCGAGGTCGAAGCCGAGGGTACGGGCTGGATGCGCAGGGTGACGTTGGAGCGGGCGGCGGGCCGGTGGCGGGTGACCACCGCCGAGCAGGGTGACCTGGACGCGGCGCTTGTCGCGGCCGGGCACCACCGGGCCGGCCTGCCGGGCACCGACGATCCGGACCGGCTGGGCGACGCGATCGACGTGGACCTGAGTGGTTCACCGCTGTTCAACGCGCTGCCGGTGCGCCGGCTCGGGCTGGCGGGCACTCCGGCCGACATGCCACGGCGGATCACCGTCGCCTGGGTGCTGCTGCCGGGCCTGGAGGTGGTACCGGCCGAGCAGATCTACACCGGGATCGGGCCGGGCCGCGTACGGTTCGTCAGCGGCACGTTCACCGCCGACATCGACGTGGACGCCGACGGCTACGTGGTGCGCTACCCAGGCCTGGCCGAGCGGATCGACCCGCGCTAG
- a CDS encoding PLP-dependent cysteine synthase family protein has product MTHLDRCDEASRSWVTEAIAAVEADANRSADTHLLPFPLPRSWGIDLYLKDESSHPTGSLKHRLARSLFLYGLCNGWIGPRTTIIEASSGSTAVSEAYFARMLGLPFIAVMPASTSPEKIAQIEFQGGRCHLVDDPASVVVEARWLAEDSGGHFMDQFTYAERATDWRGNNNIAESIYAQLELERHPIPAWVVVGAGTGGTSATVGRYARYRRLSTKLCVVDPENSAFYPAWLAADWSVETGKGSRIEGIGRPTVEASFVPAVVDRMVQVPDAASLAAMRAGSAVLGRRVGGSTGTNLWGAFGLIAEMIAEGRTGSVVTLICDPGDRYADTYYADDWLAAQGLDLAPHAATIERFLASGTWAP; this is encoded by the coding sequence GTGACTCATCTCGACAGGTGCGACGAGGCCAGCCGCAGCTGGGTGACCGAGGCCATCGCCGCCGTCGAGGCGGACGCGAACCGCTCGGCCGACACCCACCTGCTGCCGTTTCCGCTGCCCCGCTCCTGGGGGATCGACCTGTACCTCAAGGACGAGTCGTCACACCCCACCGGCTCGCTCAAGCACCGGCTGGCCCGCTCGCTCTTCCTCTACGGGCTCTGCAACGGCTGGATCGGGCCGCGCACGACGATCATCGAGGCGTCTTCTGGCTCCACGGCGGTCTCCGAGGCGTACTTCGCGCGGATGCTCGGGCTGCCGTTCATCGCCGTGATGCCCGCCTCCACGTCACCGGAGAAGATCGCGCAGATCGAGTTCCAGGGCGGTCGGTGTCACCTGGTGGACGATCCGGCGAGCGTCGTGGTCGAGGCCCGCTGGCTGGCCGAGGACTCCGGCGGTCACTTCATGGACCAGTTCACGTACGCCGAGCGGGCCACCGACTGGCGGGGCAACAACAACATCGCCGAGTCGATCTACGCTCAGTTGGAGCTGGAACGGCACCCCATCCCGGCCTGGGTGGTGGTGGGCGCCGGCACCGGTGGCACCAGCGCGACCGTCGGCCGGTACGCCCGCTACCGCCGGCTGTCCACCAAGCTCTGCGTGGTGGACCCGGAGAACTCCGCCTTCTATCCGGCCTGGCTGGCGGCCGACTGGTCGGTGGAGACCGGCAAAGGTTCCCGCATCGAGGGGATCGGCCGTCCCACAGTAGAGGCGTCCTTCGTACCCGCCGTGGTGGACCGGATGGTCCAAGTGCCGGACGCGGCCTCGCTCGCCGCCATGCGCGCCGGGTCGGCGGTGCTCGGCCGACGGGTCGGCGGCTCCACCGGCACCAACCTGTGGGGCGCCTTCGGTCTGATCGCCGAGATGATCGCCGAGGGCCGGACCGGCTCGGTCGTCACACTGATCTGCGACCCCGGTGACAGGTACGCCGACACGTACTACGCCGACGACTGGTTGGCCGCGCAGGGTCTCGACCTGGCACCGCACGCCGCCACCATCGAGCGGTTCCTGGCAAGCGGCACCTGGGCGCCGTGA
- a CDS encoding SDR family NAD(P)-dependent oxidoreductase, whose amino-acid sequence MTSPGPGVAVVTGAAGGLGRAVAAALHAEGWPVLLTDLDPDAAAAAAAPLGGWSAALDVRDEAACAEIAATAASRGDLGLWVNNAGILVTGHSWEHDGPTRRRVFDVNTHGAINGTLAALAVMRGQGHGHVLNIVSLAGLIAAPGETVYAASKHALLAFSLGTLSDLRMAGYGRVHVSCLCPDGIWTPMLHDRLDDPGAAASFTGSMLTPQRVAARAARLARRPRPVVSLPRWRGAQVRLLDTLPRLAVGLTPLVQAVGRAGQRRQSRRTAPTDRN is encoded by the coding sequence ATGACCTCGCCGGGACCCGGGGTGGCCGTGGTGACAGGGGCCGCCGGCGGCCTGGGCCGCGCCGTCGCCGCCGCGCTGCACGCCGAGGGCTGGCCGGTGCTGCTCACCGACCTCGACCCGGACGCGGCAGCCGCTGCCGCCGCGCCGCTCGGCGGCTGGTCGGCAGCCCTGGACGTCCGCGACGAGGCCGCCTGCGCCGAGATCGCGGCGACCGCCGCGAGCCGGGGCGACCTCGGCCTCTGGGTCAACAACGCGGGCATCCTGGTCACCGGGCACTCCTGGGAGCACGACGGGCCGACCCGCCGCCGCGTGTTCGACGTCAACACCCACGGGGCCATCAACGGGACGCTGGCCGCGCTCGCTGTGATGCGCGGGCAGGGTCACGGCCACGTCCTGAACATCGTCTCGCTGGCCGGGCTCATCGCCGCGCCCGGCGAGACGGTGTACGCCGCCAGCAAGCACGCCCTGCTGGCGTTCAGCCTCGGCACGCTGAGCGACCTGCGGATGGCCGGGTACGGGCGGGTGCACGTCTCCTGCCTCTGCCCGGACGGCATCTGGACGCCGATGCTGCACGACCGGCTGGACGACCCCGGCGCGGCGGCCTCGTTCACCGGGTCGATGCTGACCCCGCAGCGGGTGGCCGCCAGGGCCGCCCGACTGGCACGCCGACCACGCCCGGTCGTCAGCCTGCCCCGCTGGCGCGGCGCCCAGGTCCGGCTTCTGGACACCCTGCCCCGGCTGGCCGTCGGGCTGACCCCCCTCGTCCAGGCCGTCGGCCGGGCCGGACAACGCCGCCAAAGCCGACGAACTGCCCCAACGGACCGGAACTGA
- a CDS encoding Lrp/AsnC family transcriptional regulator encodes MDAIDLSLVDLLRGNARLSYAELARQVGLSAPAVHERVGKLESNGVIRGYRADVAPESIGLGVTALIGIVEDSGADSDDMLESLRVLPEIESCYFMAGVESFLLKARVGTIAELEQLIVRLNRTPGVASTRTAIALSTKWENRPQPVGQPPA; translated from the coding sequence GTGGACGCCATCGACCTGAGTCTCGTCGATCTGTTGCGCGGCAACGCCCGCCTCTCGTACGCCGAACTGGCCCGGCAGGTGGGCCTCTCCGCCCCCGCCGTCCACGAGCGTGTCGGCAAGCTGGAGAGCAACGGCGTGATCCGCGGCTACCGCGCCGACGTGGCACCCGAGTCGATCGGGCTGGGCGTCACGGCACTGATCGGCATCGTCGAGGACTCCGGCGCCGACTCCGACGACATGCTGGAATCGCTGCGGGTGCTGCCCGAGATCGAGTCCTGCTACTTCATGGCGGGCGTCGAGTCGTTCCTGCTCAAGGCGCGGGTCGGCACGATCGCCGAGTTGGAGCAGCTGATCGTGCGGCTGAACCGGACCCCCGGGGTCGCCTCCACCCGCACCGCCATCGCCCTGTCGACCAAGTGGGAGAACCGCCCCCAGCCGGTCGGCCAACCGCCCGCCTGA
- a CDS encoding BldC family transcriptional regulator: MDTGDRLLTPGEVAALFRVDPKTVTRWAAAGRIGSIRTPGGHRRFRESEVRALLEGEGMLDEVDEVGKPRNVGPAASTGPGPANAGMY; the protein is encoded by the coding sequence GTGGACACTGGAGATCGCCTGCTGACACCGGGTGAGGTCGCCGCGCTGTTTCGGGTGGACCCGAAGACTGTGACGCGATGGGCGGCGGCCGGCCGGATAGGAAGCATCCGGACTCCAGGCGGGCATCGCCGTTTTCGGGAATCCGAGGTGCGGGCCCTGCTTGAGGGGGAGGGCATGCTTGACGAGGTGGACGAGGTCGGAAAGCCACGCAACGTGGGTCCGGCCGCATCCACAGGGCCGGGTCCGGCCAACGCGGGCATGTACTGA
- a CDS encoding UbiX family flavin prenyltransferase, whose product MREPWVVGVSGASGTPYAAAVIGGLLDAGESVDLIVSRAARLTVLDETGRPFRDAHWAEDLAAWLGRDLTGADVRHWPAGDLAAGPSSGSYRVRGMAVVPASTAACAGIAIGLSKDLLQRAAEVNLKERRPVVVVPRETPVTRSHLEHLIELHDAGAVVLPASPGFYGAGAAASAQQLVDFVAGKVLDALGVPHTLFRRWSGQLGASRS is encoded by the coding sequence ATGCGCGAACCATGGGTGGTCGGTGTGTCCGGAGCCTCCGGAACGCCGTACGCGGCGGCGGTCATCGGCGGGCTCCTGGACGCGGGGGAGTCGGTGGACCTGATCGTGTCCCGGGCGGCGCGACTCACAGTGCTCGACGAGACCGGCCGGCCGTTCCGCGACGCGCACTGGGCCGAAGACCTCGCGGCCTGGCTCGGCCGGGACCTGACCGGCGCGGACGTGCGGCACTGGCCGGCGGGTGACCTGGCGGCCGGGCCGAGCAGCGGCTCCTACCGGGTACGCGGAATGGCAGTGGTGCCGGCCAGCACGGCGGCGTGCGCGGGCATCGCGATCGGGCTCTCCAAGGATCTGTTGCAGCGTGCCGCCGAGGTGAACCTCAAGGAGCGTCGACCTGTGGTGGTGGTGCCCCGGGAGACCCCTGTGACGCGTAGCCACCTGGAACATCTCATCGAACTGCACGACGCCGGTGCCGTGGTGCTGCCGGCGAGCCCAGGTTTCTACGGCGCGGGCGCGGCGGCGAGCGCACAGCAGTTGGTCGACTTCGTGGCCGGCAAGGTGCTGGACGCGCTCGGCGTGCCACACACCCTGTTCCGGCGGTGGTCCGGTCAGCTCGGCGCGAGCCGGAGCTGA
- a CDS encoding terpene synthase family protein, with amino-acid sequence MTAAAARTLRAECPLPSRCSPHAQATQVWLAGWVRRFGLPLDDVALRELDAGRIAWYAGRLYPEASAADLRTVAALWTWFFLLDDACDGPHRASGADVAALRDGVLEVLRQGPHVRPAGFRGPLRQMLVDAWQAPRARMPQPWQQRFADAVADHLAGNRTEADNKTRGHLPGITEYVALRRATSAAYVSYTMIEFVTGHALPDAVYHHPALRELAAAGNDLLSWFNDLVSLERDRATSGGHNLVLAIAREQHVPHERAVEAVVDRWRTAMGRFMELRATMPSFGPELAPAVAAHVEGIARSVRGTIDWSLESDRYSASRS; translated from the coding sequence ATGACGGCGGCGGCAGCCCGCACGCTACGGGCCGAATGCCCCCTTCCCTCACGGTGCTCCCCGCACGCGCAGGCGACCCAGGTGTGGCTGGCCGGCTGGGTACGACGCTTCGGCCTGCCCCTGGACGACGTCGCCCTGCGTGAGCTGGACGCCGGCCGCATCGCCTGGTATGCCGGCCGGCTCTATCCCGAGGCCAGCGCCGCAGACCTGCGTACGGTCGCCGCGCTGTGGACCTGGTTCTTCCTGCTCGACGACGCCTGCGACGGGCCACACCGCGCCAGCGGGGCGGACGTCGCGGCACTGCGGGACGGGGTCCTCGAGGTGCTGCGCCAGGGCCCTCACGTCCGCCCGGCCGGGTTCCGGGGCCCGCTACGACAGATGCTCGTGGACGCGTGGCAAGCCCCGAGGGCGCGGATGCCACAGCCCTGGCAGCAGCGTTTCGCCGACGCCGTGGCCGACCACCTGGCCGGCAACCGCACGGAGGCGGACAACAAGACCCGGGGCCACCTTCCCGGGATTACCGAGTACGTCGCGCTGCGCCGGGCCACCTCGGCGGCGTACGTGTCGTACACCATGATCGAGTTTGTGACCGGTCACGCGCTGCCGGACGCCGTCTACCACCACCCGGCGCTGCGGGAGCTGGCTGCCGCCGGCAACGACCTGCTCTCCTGGTTCAACGACCTGGTGTCGTTGGAGAGGGACCGGGCCACCTCGGGCGGGCACAACCTGGTGCTTGCCATCGCGCGGGAGCAGCACGTGCCGCACGAGCGGGCCGTGGAGGCTGTGGTGGACCGCTGGCGTACGGCGATGGGCCGGTTCATGGAGCTGCGGGCCACGATGCCGTCCTTCGGCCCCGAGCTGGCCCCGGCTGTCGCCGCGCACGTGGAGGGAATCGCCCGCTCGGTGCGTGGCACGATCGACTGGTCGCTGGAGAGTGACAGGTACTCGGCGTCCCGGAGCTGA